One Thermomicrobium sp. 4228-Ro genomic window carries:
- a CDS encoding phage distal tail protein, with protein sequence MPARLTHVDDTYLDPAVLGFSVALASGGAGEIRLDVQTRNRGTRPPELAGFRFTERTLTLVAVRTVNVPIDTFRARVAGLLAPGQHRLRAQTGTGDDVELWVVVERLAWRGDSDTDIRIECRAQDVAWRATSATALAAPGSATVTANLPAYPRFRIETSAATPATWRRYAVTDRFGEGLAGYPVKLPLTPIASQTLVLVNGIAVPFLVAGGGLWVRVDVPPGGTTLIDVVTSSAIANGETANALDLGGMSASSSNTTWYYESVRAIDAPLAATGTWRLTRTYAHSGERGYRYGGVERDGRVHLALVSRDAPIEGTGIPNLLDDYDSVALVTGVPIQRVDLTWTVRSRAWEREAFAWADGYGVAVLRYRRHGDPEWHDIRRMPVVCSWTPGYWVIRYRRYSWWWYYRWRDWLVTEHYYDQFLRQWVYTKYPLPAVVQLRPNGPYVLMYRVFVTSMPESGFNPPFTVVDQEQVTVPVGATLGGRRAVSVALGLEPYWVREKLLKVYKFERHDENGNVASRWQYERHGDSWVELEVASGATVTLEAGSTPAVSLLFQRSAYVYNGALRNQRTGQEVTLQRVIADGALVIDCDRRVVAVENGELFAGWGIRFSDPVDWMRIEPGENQLSGLPATVTWQERWLL encoded by the coding sequence ATGCCCGCGCGACTGACGCATGTCGATGATACCTATCTCGATCCGGCGGTGCTCGGGTTCTCGGTCGCTCTAGCGAGCGGCGGGGCGGGGGAGATCCGTCTCGACGTCCAGACCCGGAACCGGGGCACGCGGCCGCCCGAGTTGGCCGGCTTCCGGTTCACCGAGCGGACGCTCACGCTCGTCGCCGTGCGTACGGTCAACGTGCCCATCGACACGTTCCGCGCCCGCGTGGCTGGGCTCCTCGCTCCTGGCCAGCACCGGCTGCGGGCCCAGACGGGTACCGGGGACGACGTCGAGCTGTGGGTGGTCGTCGAGCGCCTCGCCTGGCGGGGCGACTCGGATACGGATATCCGGATCGAGTGCCGGGCGCAGGACGTCGCCTGGCGCGCGACCAGCGCCACGGCCCTCGCGGCTCCGGGCTCGGCAACTGTCACCGCCAACCTCCCTGCCTACCCCCGGTTCCGCATCGAGACGAGCGCGGCGACCCCAGCGACATGGCGACGCTATGCCGTGACGGACCGGTTCGGCGAGGGGCTCGCTGGCTATCCGGTCAAGCTCCCACTGACGCCGATCGCGAGCCAGACGCTCGTGCTCGTCAACGGTATCGCCGTGCCGTTCCTGGTGGCTGGGGGCGGGCTCTGGGTGCGCGTGGACGTGCCTCCTGGAGGGACGACGCTGATCGACGTCGTGACCTCATCCGCCATCGCGAACGGCGAGACGGCGAACGCGCTCGACCTCGGGGGCATGTCCGCATCGTCGAGCAACACGACGTGGTATTACGAGAGTGTCCGCGCCATCGACGCGCCACTGGCGGCGACCGGAACCTGGCGTCTCACGCGCACCTACGCGCATTCGGGGGAGCGTGGTTACCGTTACGGTGGTGTCGAGCGTGACGGCCGCGTCCACCTGGCGCTGGTCTCCCGCGACGCCCCCATCGAGGGCACCGGCATCCCGAACCTCCTGGACGACTACGACTCGGTCGCACTCGTGACCGGCGTACCGATCCAACGGGTCGACCTGACCTGGACGGTACGCTCGCGGGCCTGGGAGCGAGAGGCGTTCGCGTGGGCCGACGGATATGGAGTCGCCGTCCTCCGCTACCGGCGACACGGCGATCCCGAGTGGCACGACATACGGCGCATGCCGGTAGTCTGTAGCTGGACGCCCGGCTACTGGGTCATCCGCTACCGGCGCTACTCGTGGTGGTGGTACTACCGGTGGCGGGACTGGCTTGTCACCGAGCACTACTACGACCAGTTTCTCCGTCAGTGGGTCTACACCAAATACCCGTTACCGGCGGTGGTTCAGCTGAGGCCTAATGGCCCGTACGTCCTCATGTACCGGGTGTTCGTCACGTCCATGCCCGAAAGCGGCTTCAACCCACCGTTCACCGTGGTCGATCAGGAGCAGGTAACGGTGCCGGTGGGGGCTACGCTCGGCGGGAGACGTGCGGTGTCGGTGGCGCTCGGGCTGGAGCCCTACTGGGTGCGGGAGAAGCTCCTCAAGGTCTACAAGTTCGAACGGCACGACGAGAACGGGAACGTCGCGTCACGCTGGCAGTACGAGCGCCACGGGGACTCGTGGGTCGAGCTGGAGGTCGCAAGCGGGGCGACGGTGACCCTGGAGGCAGGTTCCACCCCCGCAGTGTCGCTCCTCTTCCAGCGCAGCGCTTACGTCTACAACGGGGCGCTCCGGAACCAGCGGACCGGCCAGGAGGTGACGCTCCAGCGGGTCATCGCCGACGGGGCGCTCGTGATCGACTGCGACCGGCGCGTGGTCGCGGTGGAGAACGGTGAGCTCTTCGCGGGCTGGGGCATCCGGTTCAGCGATCCGGTGGACTGGATGCGGATCGAGCCGGGGGAGAACCAGCTGAGCGGCCTACCGGCTACCGTGACGTGGCAGGAGCGGTGGCTCCTATGA
- a CDS encoding metallophosphoesterase — translation MRAGWRELTDEERELLLTLPIEAAARRFGVGTATVVRWRRAIRSSTERDALAEPDHTGRPHLRIERNGPEARVLSDRQYRVVVLSDLHLPWADPDAMLLAREIVRDVDPDLVVVNGDLLDVWALTKWPVSPPTRSFAGELQRVREQVAELATWAPNRPWIWLDGNHELRFVRYLWRRASELWEIDDLDLAHLVRAPSNWLHLAHVEGYGRRSEAVIPQVRLGRLTVLHGDGLRLTGMTVNVARSVYLRVLKPVLVGHWHRAQVYTQTDYEGQTSGAWVVPCLTGPRAHYDAGRLMDQGLAVVDVHEAGLFTVHLVHFVLHGDRLVAIYGGRRYERILGAARWW, via the coding sequence ATGCGGGCGGGGTGGCGGGAGCTGACTGACGAGGAACGCGAACTCCTCCTCACGCTCCCGATCGAGGCGGCGGCGCGGCGGTTCGGTGTCGGGACGGCAACGGTCGTTCGCTGGCGGCGGGCGATCCGGAGTTCGACGGAACGGGATGCGCTCGCGGAACCGGATCATACTGGTCGTCCTCATCTCAGGATCGAGCGGAACGGTCCAGAGGCCCGAGTGCTCTCCGACCGGCAGTACCGGGTGGTCGTGCTATCCGATTTGCATCTCCCGTGGGCGGATCCGGATGCGATGCTCCTCGCTCGCGAGATCGTCCGCGATGTTGACCCTGACCTCGTCGTCGTGAACGGCGACCTGCTCGACGTGTGGGCGCTCACGAAATGGCCGGTATCGCCGCCGACTCGCTCCTTCGCGGGCGAGCTCCAGCGGGTACGCGAGCAAGTCGCCGAGCTCGCGACATGGGCACCGAACCGTCCCTGGATCTGGCTGGACGGGAACCATGAACTCCGCTTCGTGCGGTACCTCTGGCGCCGTGCCTCGGAGCTCTGGGAAATCGATGACCTCGATCTCGCCCACCTTGTGCGTGCACCCTCGAACTGGCTCCACCTCGCGCATGTCGAGGGGTATGGACGGCGCAGCGAAGCGGTCATCCCGCAGGTGCGCCTGGGGCGGCTCACGGTGCTCCACGGGGACGGGCTACGGCTGACCGGGATGACGGTGAACGTGGCGCGCAGTGTGTACCTGCGCGTGTTGAAGCCTGTGCTGGTCGGGCACTGGCACCGGGCACAGGTGTACACCCAGACCGACTACGAGGGGCAGACGAGCGGGGCGTGGGTGGTGCCGTGCCTCACCGGGCCACGGGCGCACTACGACGCGGGACGGCTCATGGATCAGGGGCTCGCGGTCGTGGACGTCCACGAGGCGGGGTTGTTCACGGTACACCTCGTGCACTTCGTCCTGCACGGCGATCGACTGGTGGCGATCTATGGTGGGAGGCGGTACGAGCGGATACTCGGCGCCGCTCGCTGGTGGTGA